A stretch of DNA from Sander lucioperca isolate FBNREF2018 chromosome 8, SLUC_FBN_1.2, whole genome shotgun sequence:
tgctgcgtttttttgtgtgtgtaatccTCTCCAGGTGTGTGCCTGTGCTGGGGATGATGCTCCGGCAGCTGAAGCTTCTCAGCTTTAACGAGGGAGAAGCATTAAGTGGCTAGTGCCCtctttacacgtacatggttattttgaaaaacggagacatttcccttcgtttacacgcgaACGGAGAATTCACCTCTGAAAACGAGTCTTTCTAAATCCTCCGGCCAGAGAGGAGATTTTGGAAATCTTCGTTTGCACGTtgacgtgggcttgagcttctcgttacactgccaccaaCAGGTTTagcatgctcttgacggcactGACGGCATATACACATGGGtacgtgtaaacgaacacttttctgaaaactgacagctatGCACGATgtaatttttgaaaacggagaggttgaaatgtcagtttatgaaaatagccggccacgtgtaaacgtagcatagAGAGCCAGAGATAGCGGTGTCTAAACCGCATGTTACTCCAGAGTGAGTAACATGTGGTTACTTGCAGTGAGAAGCGTTATAGTGATAGTCAGGGTGCGatctttgaaaaaaacagaggggggtgttttttttttttttttttttatcatgcgcAACAtgacatgcaagaattaaatccccctttcaatacaatggatatagtgccactcggccagccatgccaaaacacttatttatgaactttaATATCCAATGGAAAACAATCTCAGAATTAAATAGCACaatgtggtgtcaacataaaacacagcgctttcaagccagagagcggaGTTCATCTGgagttttaacccaaaccacgatctttatCCTAAACTTAAGTCGTTGTTTTGGCCCCTGAAAAGGACGGTCATCTGGTGGTGCCTGTACCCgcctcacagtcacctattggcggctaaacaactgccgctggtagacGCCGTCCCAGAGCTCTGtcgcggctaaatacaaccagcaactgctgctcagattttatcgttctatggcGCTATGTGTTCACGTAACAGCGCTTTAGTTAGTCTAAagtacttctattttaggtatataattaatatatggtctagtggtgaagtagcattgatcacttttaGGGGGCACTTTTAGGGGGcaggggatacattttgtccccagaAATTAATTcagcagaaagggggaaatcccacgcatccctGGCAAtaattgttgtgttttgttagttttttttgatttgatttatctTGAACTGCTTCCGCCTGTCCATTGTGTTTTTCTCCTGGGTTTATTTGATTGTCAGTGTCCTCCGCTCCTAGACACAATGGGGACCTAACAATAAACAAAAGGCAATAGTATTTGCAGTACAATTGTCAGACTCAACAGATTATTTGTCAGAAAATGTCCCCAGCAGGTGCAATCACTTCACCTTAACGGGAGGCTATATTGGCTGCTTTCCTCCTGTTGGTGTGTCCTTACgtaaaccacaaacacacataccaaAGCATCAACAAAGAAATCAATGTGAATGATCTGTCAGCtggtctctcacacacacacattccgaTTGTAGATTTAGAAGCGAAGAAAAGTTCTCTGTGACACAGATGGTCTGACTTCTTCAGAAACTCATTTAAATGTAGAAGTGCTACCAAGGCTTCAGGGCCGTCTGTGACCTGCTCCCTCAACTCAGTTGAGGGAGGACGGTCTGTCTGACCTAGGTTCAGTCAGGGGGTGCGGAGGACTTCCTGTAAGTTCCTGTAACGCAGCAGGGGCGGCTCATAATTGGAGTGTCCCGCGGATTTTAATGTTCTGGATGCTGTTCACACTTCAAAGGCTTAATGCTGTTTCAAAGTGCAGGAGGAAGGGAAGAAAAGGAGGCTCTCACTTTCATTAAACACAAACTCAGAGATGTTCTATGGAGCGAAAGGAGAACAGGTTCACTGATGGCAGCACTAAAACACAACGCTGagttcaacgcattctcataaatgggtccgtatgatatcgtacgaaaatgtatgcatgcCAAAATGTAAGGTATCGTACGAAACTAGGAGACCAATGGCaggtgacgccggctacagacatCCAGCTCGGTCGTATCGGCGACAGtaagtagatgtgtttagccgctacCAGAGCTCTGCGACCGCATGGCACTTCACATGGTGATCCGTCATATCAGCGGTACTTGGgggttcagttacccgagaatagaGGAGCACCGTGAGCTGCCGGTCGTCGGCGTAAATTacattacagttaagtttaggcgacTAAAAGTGACCGTTATGTGCCGATgtaagttaagtttaggcaccaaaacgactggttaagtttaggaaaaagattgtggtttggatcaaatcactcccaaggaacatgcatttcccCAGGAAGTGGTctccgctccctggcttgaaagtcctgtgttttaacacctacccatccaccccgacctcctccctacgcggcCAGCTGCGTTCTTATACAGCCACAGTCAATGTGAtgcatacagtaaaaaaacatgGGATGCTTAGGACATTACAGTGCTGAACTACTCTTTGAACATATGGTTCATGAGAaagctagtttcaagtcttcaatacagcatggatgttcatttagtaaattattgtcccatttatgtcaaaacagacgataaagcaggggatgctttttTACGCTTTCAGCACTTTTTACCCGAAGCCCTTTGTAACTATTTTGTTAAGTGCcatatgagaaaaaaatcatattacACCAGCAAGTATGCCCATCACTTTGAACACAATATAAACAGTTAGCCTTAAGTTATTTCTGTACCCTGGTTAAGAAACTGTCATCATAAACAAAAATCATGTCCAAAGATCTCACTTGTGAAAAAACATTTCTGGTTTGGCGCCTTCAACCAGATAACCTTaatcacccccaccccccctctctctgtcctcgcCACTCCCCACTTCCTGTAACAACTACAAGGCGGCAAgacttcattttcatttcaggaGAAGAGACGAGGGAGGGATGCAAATGTGTCAGACTGATGGTTTGGCTGAGGATCAACGTGTTTTATTCATGCCAGGGggtgtctacacacacacacacacacacacacacacacctcaccctTAAATGAGAGCTGACGTCCCTCTGAGGGAAGCCGTCTCTGACCTTGTCTCCCTCGGCAAAGACAGAGTCGATTTTGAAATGAAATACTGTCAGTGATTAAGAATCATTCCTGTTTTATTGTCCTGTTGTCAGTTCATATTTGCACGTTACCCGCTGGGCATttagggacactttgacataaGACAATAATCTTTACGTTACGTGAATACGTCGGCTGTATGGGCAGAaatagcaactccttcagctgcacggcttccaggaaggctgctcttgtgtatccTCGCACAGGGGCATAGCACAAAATCCTGGGCCCTGttgaaaggcattttctattgGCCTCTCCCCGCATCCatagctattcattctagcatctttttgggccctcctcacatgagggcccttgGTACTCGGTCCCCTTTTCCCCctcagtccgacgcccctgtcCTCGCCCAATAGCTCCTTGATGCTCGGTCCTCTGGGTAGagataagagctttgagacggccttcaccgaggagtGACAGAATAACTTCCGGTTCAGTTGAGGACCGAAGAGTcaaggagctatcaaataagggtgaTGAGATACAGCCCTGGCTTCATCGTGACATTGAGCTGCCTGCTGAGCCTCCTTCCCGTTAGACAGACGGAGGAATGTGCAGCAGCAGTTCCAGACATGTCGAGTTAAACACAACCACACAGGCCAGAGGAGTGTGTTGACAGTGTTTTGCACTTCTGACATCACTTAATGGCTCATAACTCCTGAACCACAAAGGacggaaacaaaaaaaaatctttctgcaaacaaaaaaactgccgTGAATTGTACAAATGTTGTGCATTTGCAACCAAGTTTAGATGACTCGTGCAAATATTAAGTCCAATGGCCATAACTTAGCCGTAGTAGAAAGCCATCATGTTCAAGAAAGATTCAGAAattgttcattgttttttttgtttttttattccgaTATTTGTCTGAAAAAAAATCCTGCATTTCCATCTTTGTGTAGATCATCCTGTAACTTTGCTCCGTCAATGGTTTCCATTGCATATTTCCagaatttgtatttgtttggtttttgaTTAAAAAGAAGAGAAGATATCAAATAATATGTAAAGTTAAGCCATTTAAAGTATGCACACACTTTAACAAGACAGCTATACCTTAACAAATGAATGTGAACCAAATGCCTCATTTAGTATTAATACATAATAGAAGATAGCTATCAAGAGAACTAATTGGCTAAAACTGTCTGTGGGTTACCATGTTTCAGCATACTGTACTCACAAAGTGTCTGGTTTAATCCTGATCCAACTGTCCCCTCTATCACGACCCCTCCTCTCATGATTCATTGTATCCACTTGTTTATTTGTCTCATGCTAGAAAACCTGATGAAATGTGTCGGTTAACAAACAAGGAGCTGCTGCTCTCTTCCAGCTTGTTCAAACTTGAGGTAATTGTACGGCAGAGTGTTTTGTGTCCAGATGACACACTCAGTAGGCATCCTGTCCCAGAActgacaaacaaagaaaacaggtCTTTAGTTACACAAATGAGTGGATATATTAAGTGTGGCATGCATGTGTTCACTGTGCAGAAAGGGGAGACTGTAACCTCTTGTTGCAGAAAGGTTTGTTGTAAATCAAAATCTAAAAGGTATTCATCCCTACTTTAATGTAGAAGTGAACAGAAATCTCTCATCTAGCTGAAATTCGAGAGCACAGATTTTAAGAAGTAACTCTTGGGATGTGGGTAAatgtgttagggttagggtaagggttagagTCTGGActcaacatttttttctgaagtaactttctccttcaaaacaaaaccattgaagCATGCTTGTTCAGAAAACCGGTATTAGTTTAAATCAAAATCCATCTGGAACGGGCACTGACATTGGTCACCTATACTCCTGGCTGCATCATATGAGGAGGCatcatttattttgattttggccacagacacaatgtcactGAGCACTTTGTACTGTTTATTCTTCAAGACAATTGataagttcaagaatgggaacatttttattttttagtgaCCGCTGTGTTTTTAGTCACACCTGTGACACCTCTCTATAGCTTAATTGTGTTGTTACTTTGCAATTGATTTTGGATCATTACAAAAAAGAATGCAAAATGATTATCTTAAAATTAAGATATACTATCTCTTGCATCACATACATTATGAACAGGTAACtaagtggtcttgaagaggattctctttttctgtctctcatttggactcggtcttgactagtgctggtcttggacttgacaAAGGTTGACTTGACTACACCACTATTCACCTCGTCATCACAACTGCTTTACTTCAGTTCTATCCTGCAAAATACAAGTCAACAGCTCCATCTTCTGGCAAGTCATCAGAGCACTTCATGAATAACTGTGGCAGTTTAAGTTTGCAGATAATGCAGCTCTACAATGAGACACCTAAACAATCAATACTTTTCCATCATCTTTCCCTAGCCCTAGCCCTAGTTTCTCTCTGACTTCAATTAATCCCTCCTTTCCTGACCCTATTTACAGACGCGACACCTTTCTGGATGACGTCACATTACCTGCCAGCAAAAGTTGTatcgctgcttttttttttttttatttaacaaagcCCTACTGCCTCAACAGAGTAGTCCTATTTAAATTAATGAAaggctgccttttttttttttttttttttacacaatgttGTCTAAATGCAGCTTCATAGCTCTGAAATGCCTATCAGTGAGAATTAGGGATGATTGGAAAACGGCCAGTAAGAGTATCTGGTTCTGTCTGTTACACTGATCAATGTCTCTGCAGGCTTGCAAGCCCTAGTGACCCGTCTTCTTAGAAACACGGTAAACAAATTAGTCTCTTTCTATTTTAATGATGACGAGGTCCCTGGGTGTTTGTAATTTCCACAGGCGGATAATCATCAATTATCTGTTGCTGCTCCACTTAATCTCTTAACCTCTTACCCCCACCCAACCTTTTGTTAGCTTTGACTgtcactgtagtttatttttttttatagagttTTCCCCAGGTCATTATTGtctcttgtcatttttgttgaccAGTCCAAATCAATTCACAGTGTAAAAAGTCAATAGAAAGACATGACGTTACATTATGAATGAGTCTAActtattttcatatttcatgCTACTTTACAACAAATCACCATGCTATGTTAAATAGAATGAATGACATCAAATCTGATTTAAATTGCAACCCATCAGATTTCACATTGTAAAATTTTAATTTCCTCTGTCCTATGATCACACTGTACATGTTTCCCTGGACATGTAGCAGCAATTATTTAATGAAGTGTAGATAATCCTGTCTTTTCAAATTAACTTCTTGCCAAAAAGACTTCATAGTGCTTAAAACTTGTCATAGAGACAAGACATGTGATACAGTAATCAAATATGAATGACACTaaactgaaatgattaaaacaacttttgtggCTGAGCTGAAAGGGAACATGGTGGTTTTGTACTGACGGGTTTTATCATAAAAACAAGAGCTGATGTATATCTATGCTGgaaaaatacatgaaaatgTGTAATGGTAATCatatcttcactttctgtatttGATAACTCATTCACTGAACAGCATTCATTGCTTTATCCTTAAACCAAGTCTGATCTCAGCCTCTCTACAGCATGTTGGTCTCAGAGGAGCCAGGCTGCAGTATCTGAAGAGTAACAATGAGTTTAACTGATTTTCTAAACCAGGGGTAAAACAAGGCATAGATCACAGGGTTTAGACAAGAGTTAAAACAGAACAGAATGGGTAAAAAGGGTAAAATTGAAGCAGTAAACAAGTTGTAACCTGTCCATATTGTGGCGTATAATGGGCAGAAACACATTAGAAAAACAACTACAAGAACACCAAGATGCCTGGCTGCTTTCAGCTCTAATTTTCTTTAAGAGAGTGGACATGAACAACAGTCTCTGGCATCAAAGTCAGACATTTGGAGCAACATTATTCAGTACTAGCTCAAAGACAATTCTTCTAAATGTACAGCAGCTGTTCACATTTTTATGTTACAATTCCTGTAGAGAGAAGCTGAGAAGTTAATATCTGCCTGAAGTGGGAGATAGAGATGATGATGAGCAGGTTGAGAGCCACAGTGATCAGAGAGATGGAGTAGAACACATTGGTAACTGTTTGGGGCCAAGGAGACAAGGGCTTCCTGCAGGAGGTGTTTGGGAACTGTGGAAAGCTGAGCTGGGCTCCTTCCTCAACCTCCATCTGCAGAGATCTGCAGATAGCTGCAGCTCTGGCAGCTTTCTGAACAAACATAAGCtatgtccgacggccgataatcgggttggtgtgtcggCGCCTTTAAACAACAATAGAGGCTCCTAAAAAGGTAAGTTTAGATGCTGCAATAGGACAGCAGTAGCTTCACTGTCGTTCAGCTTTGTGACATTTACGCTGGAAACCTGGATATCACACCAATCGGCCCGGCAAAACTCTGCTGGATGACTCGCATCAGCCGGTTGAAAATCCACGGCGACGTTCCCTCTCTAGCGTTTAGCTAAGTGCAGCGCCATACATGAACCATACATGATGGTGTTGTTAAGGCCTACTTGTTCAAGTGGAATGTTATTGGCCAGTGCCCCTAATGTTTACATACATTtgttaaatattgtttttaattgtgaAATGACCGAAAGGTTACTAAGCACTTTCTACTAAGAACTATTTTttattctgaatttttttttaaatatttctacTGTCATGACAGCGATGGTGCCGTCGGTTTAccttctatgttgcatcttcaaaagtgcacaataaaatgtgatactgaatttgaaacagcacattgtaatttctgcatctattgccaaagtatgttttttattattattattattattattattattattattattattattattattatgcatgtgaatatttggttagcatgttgatttatgGTGTGTGCCCCTAACATTTTCAGTTAGGGGCACTGTGACCCTAGTGAAAAAAggtagtctggagccctgctgtTCTtgtcatacacatacatacaaatagaAGAGGAACTATGCTCTGCTGTTACCTTGTAGCATTTTTTGAAGTCCATCACTCTCTTCTTAAACCTATCTCCTCCCACATGTTTGTTTCAATTTACACCAAATTTGGGCAACTCCATCTCCAGACTGTCCTCCACAAATTTACCTTTCAGTTTTTTGATTCATCAAAAATTTAGCCCATAgtgcattaaagcagccatattatgctcattttcaggttcataattgtattttaaggttgtaccagaataggtttacatggtttaattttcaaaaaacaccatatttttgttgtactgcaccactctctctcactgctgcagctcctcttttcagctggtctctgttttagctacagagtgagacctcttttcttcttcttctgtactatctttgatttcacttgcacatgcccagttgctcagatgtagatcatgtcagctagctagctccatagacagtaaaagaaaggctgtttctacaacttcggtcagttacaaggcaggattagctgggagacttctaaatgagggcgcacatgtaagtagttcttttggagattatggtgaacttgtgtgtgttgtagcagtgctttgctattgaaaacgaagtagcatgctagcgttagcatgctagcgttagcattagcgttagcatgctaacgctacgagctaatggttgcggttagcctgctcatttcggcttgtgacgtcacaagccgtgccgattttgaacagctcacccagagactgaaggcaggacacattcagaaaccgtatctcactctaaacagcatgggtggatttttttcaaagtttgtatgtgtgtggaagcaccagagacacaacataacaccccaaatctcagaaaaagtgattttttcataatatgggcactttaaaacattttactgcataCTGTAGTATAAACAAATCATGCAGTTTCTTCCAAACTAAATATTTGATGTTCATGGACAAAAATCACAACATTCGAAGATCATTGTAAAATTTCAGAATTTTATCTAAAAGTGATTTTAGATAAAAAATCTTTGAATTGTGTCCTCATCATTGCAGTCAATGCAAAATATAGAATCTTTAAACATCAGTTTGGCATTTATTGatctttttgaaaataaatgacaggCATCTCTATGTTGTCTCAACCAAGTACACAAATTCTCAGAATTTTCTAatatgaaataattttttttttttacagcagctTTAAATTTGGCATTTTCGTGCAAGCCTGCTCCTTGTTTACTAGGCGTTGCGATGCCACTTGTGACATCACCCAGATAATAGCTCCCTGAGATCAGAACCTGTCTACAGCCTCAATGGTTTTGAGTTCGAGCACCAGGTGTTGCAAGATGATCATACGTGTATCTAATCAGGCATTGTGCTGTGGACAACTgccctgcatattttaaatgtatctcTCCATTAACACACCTGATTCTGATTAACAATCAGTCCAGTTCCAGTTAAGGAAAGTCATGTTATAGAGTCAACCCAGGCTGACTCAATAAAATATAGCCAAATAGCTAGAGGAGCCATCACCTGGACAATAGCTCACTGAGATCAGCGTTTGCCTTTGGACCTGAAAATTAGAGTTCAAGCGGTCACAATGTCACATCTTATACATAATCAGCAATTGTGCTTTGGAAACCTTCCCTGCATGTGTTAGATGTTTCAGAGCATCAACACACCTGCCTGAAATCATCAgttcaatactttattgccatgTCAACACAGTTGATTGGAATTTGTCTTGGTGCCAATCGGGTTAAAAAAAGGCAATGCATACAcaggaacatacagtacataaaagaCAATAACATAGACAATCATTCCAACCAGTAAAGCGCTATAAAGACCTTGTGCTATTGCAACTTCCCATAAAGTTTCTGGTGCAGTCCATGAAGTGCATTTGAATAAGGTGCATTTAGGTTTACTCTGTAAGGTGCCTGAGCattaaggagcctaatagtGGCAGGGTAAGTACTGTTACAAAAGCGGGATGTTTTGCCCCTGCCCAGCTCATTAGTTTGTGTCCTAGGTTAACGTGTGATGCCCTGCGGTGtcatttaagtgtttttgcTGTCTACGTTGAGGAGGTGTGTCTTAATTTGTGCCTCCTGTTTGCAGGTTACTAATTAGAGTAACTCAGCTCAGCTGGGTCTGGTGTGCTGAGGCCACTTAAGCTGCAGTATCTTCTCTCTGCTCTGGCTGTACTCCACAGGCATACTATGGTTTGGCTTGGTTAGGTTATGTTCTCCTAAGTTTGCCTTTTGCTGAGTTTACACTTGACAACACCAACACCCTCTCACTCACTCATGCACACCCTACACCACTGCTTCCACTGACTTCTACATCTTATTCTGTATATTGCTAATATGGTCtaatttttttccatttggttTAAGTTTGGACCAACAAAAAAAGGACTCAGGCTTTaacatcacttttttctaaTTTAACCAAGCCCTACTGCCTCAACGGAGTGGCCctatttaaatgaatgaaaggACTGCATGTTGTCTAAATGCAGCTTCATAGCTCTGAAATCACTTTGTGAGAATTGGAAAACAGCCAGTAAGAGTATCTGGTTCTGTCTATTTAACTGATTAATGCCCTGCAGGCTTGCAACCCCTGGTGACCCGTGTTCGTAGAGACACGGTAAACAAATTATCTCAACCCCCACCCACCCTTTTTGTAAGCTTATACTGTTACTGTTGTATTTACTTTTactgtagtttttttctttttttttttttttgttctggaGTTTTCAACATgtcattattgttattttgttattgttttttgtgaCCAGTTAAAATTatattgtttattgtaaaaaaaatcaataaaaagacaCAATGTTACATtataaatgtcttgtttattaTCATACTTCAtgtcattttacaacaaatcacTATGCTatgtaaaatttaaataaatgactcagtgattattttttaataaatctttaaaattgCAACCCATTACACTACATAATTTGTGAAACTTTAACTTTCTCTGTCCTATGATTACatgtttctctggaaatgtGACTGCAATGATCTGATGAACTGTAGATAATCCTGTCTTTTCAAATCTATTTTTTTACTTCTTGCAACAGGACTTCATAGTGCTTTAAATAATTCTGTCATAAAGACAATATAGATTATACAGGGATCACATATGAATGACACTaaactgaaatgattaaaacaactttGTAAAGGGAACATGATCTTTTTGTACTGACAGTTTTACGTGAAACCCAATTACTGTTCACAGCTGATGTTTTTCTATACTTGACGGGAAAGTTTGGCTGTTCAGGGGCGTCTTTTCTTTGTGAAACAAGAGCCCAGCAGGCCTGTGATTTCTGTTTGCAAGTAAATGGACACAAATCACAGGGATGATACTTTTACTAAAGATAGGGACGTAAATACAAAGCTTTAGTAGCTCTTTTGTTGTGTTGGGTTGAAATGTTTCCTATCACAAAGAAAAAACAGGTTCCCTGGGAAAAAAAGACTCTACATAAGTGTCATACATTTGTGAATGTAAAGCTTGCATTAAACTGGGTGATTACCTAAAAACAGTATATGGTGCTTATGACTTTCTTTAAATGCCGCAGCATCAGAgagacaaaatacacaacaagatGAAGCTGAAGCACAGTCCTTTCAATTGTTGATCATACACAATTTAGACTTAAAGATGGAAAAGCATATGTACACCTTCTGTATTTGATATTTCACTCACTGAACATCAGCAACATATTCATTCATTTGTCCTTAGACCGAGTCTGATCTCAGTCCCTCCACAGTCTCTCTACAGCATGTTGGTCTCACAGGAGCCAGGCTGCAGTATCTGAAGAGTAACGTAATGACtctctttaaaggtgctctaagtgatatcacatgttttttaggctacaacattttttgtcacatacagcaaacatctcactatcggcaagctgcatgtcccctgaacacactgtaaaaaaaaaaaacgcggtctctgtaaacagcccaggctccactaACTCCAACAAAAATAAACTGGCGAACCTGGACCACGAAAcctaacaaacagtgttccagtgttccagccaataaccgacaagaaggatttggggtggggtttggggggttagtgcgctgaagcacggaagggagggggacgggacgggatgaggagggagGCAAGCTAGTCTCGTTTAGtttgaaaatattttgaatgtcaacaagaagtaacgtcacccaacattgcTTATAGCTCCTTTTAAATGCAGCAgcatcagagaaaaaaaaaacaaaacaagcaaaagCTGAAGCAAAGGTCTTTCAATTGTTGATCATACACAATTTGGACAGTAAGACAGGAAAGCATATTTCACTTTCTCACTTTTCTCACTTTCTCACTCACTCAGTATTTGATATTTCACTCACTGAACAGCAGGaacatattcattcattcattcattcattcattcatcctcAGACCAAGTCTGATCTGAGTCCCTCCACAGCCTCTACAGCATGTTGGTCTCACAGGAGCCAGGCTGCAGTATCTGAAGAGTAACAATGAGTTTAACTGATTTTCTAAACCAGGGGTAAAACAAGGCATAGATCAGAGGGTTTAGACAAGAGTTACAATAGAACACAAGGAGACCACAGGATGCAAATGAAGCATTGACCCAGTTGTCACcagcaagagagacagagtaatATGGGCAGAAACACATTAGAAACACAAGTACAAGAACACCAAGATTCCTGGCTGCTTTCAGCTCTGATTTCTTTGCCTTTGGAGTCACTGAATGCTGGAGTGTGACAGCTGTAATGTGAGAGCGCATGGCATGAGCCTGAGACACAGCCACAGCAAACACTCTCAGATACAGAGCTATGATCACAGTAACTGGAACAATAAAGGTCAATACAAGATCAATAGTCAATGAGATCGGGtcatataaaaacacacattctCCGTAGCAGGATTTATACTTCCCTGATTGAGTCGGGAGATCCTTTAAATAAAGAAGGCTGTAGAAAACGGAACAGAg
This window harbors:
- the LOC116050268 gene encoding trace amine-associated receptor 13c-like, giving the protein MDVEDRAQLCFPQLLNTSCRKPLPPWPETVTIVWYSISLLTVALNLLIIISISHFRQLHTPTNILLLSLAVSDLLVGLVLMPVEVLRKTSCWFLSDLVCATYTLLSVNIPSASIGTIVLISVDRYVAICDPLHYTTKVTGRRVKLCVCLCWLCSVFYSLLYLKDLPTQSGKYKSCYGECVFLYDPISLTIDLVLTFIVPVTVIIALYLRVFAVAVSQAHAMRSHITAVTLQHSVTPKAKKSELKAARNLARHLGVLVVVFLMCFCPLYATIWTGYNLFTASILPFLPILFCFNSCLNPVIYALFYPWFRKSVKLIVTLQILQPGSSETNML